One window of Flavobacterium dauae genomic DNA carries:
- the guaA gene encoding glutamine-hydrolyzing GMP synthase, with product MTQGIIILDFGSQYNQLIARRIREFGVYTEIVPYNTPLSEIKKHDPKGIILSGGPSSVFGAEAALVDKELFEMGVPVLGICYGMQLISHLLGGEVKKGEKGEYGKSELTVLTQNSLFNGVPEKSTVWMSHFDEVMKAPEGFVVSGKSNIDIAAMANENRNIFAVQFHPEVTHSEFGSKMLENFVFNICKAEKNWVLKDFIETEIQRIKNVVGDKKVILGLSGGVDSSVAAVLIHRAIGDQLTCIFVDTGLLRKDEGKKVMENYGKHFHMNIKMVDASERFLTNLKGIDEPEAKRKSIGRDFVAVFDEESQKFDDASFLAQGTIYPDVIESQSVKGPSATIKSHHNVGGLPEHMKLQLLEPLRELFKDEVRKVGVELGIPRELVYRHPFPGPGLGIRVLGEVDEEKVRILQEADQIFIDELYNHKLYDEVSQAFVVLLPVKSVGVMGDERTYEYTAVVRSANTIDFMTATWSKLPYEFLELVSNRIINEVKGINRVAYDISSKPPATIEWE from the coding sequence ATGACACAAGGTATAATTATTTTAGATTTTGGTTCACAATACAATCAGTTAATTGCACGCCGGATTAGAGAATTCGGAGTTTACACCGAAATCGTCCCTTACAACACACCGCTTTCTGAAATTAAAAAACACGATCCCAAAGGAATTATTTTATCAGGTGGACCATCTTCGGTTTTTGGTGCCGAAGCTGCTTTGGTTGATAAAGAATTGTTTGAAATGGGCGTGCCTGTTTTAGGAATTTGTTACGGAATGCAGTTGATTTCGCATCTTTTGGGTGGTGAAGTTAAAAAAGGCGAGAAAGGCGAATACGGAAAATCTGAATTAACGGTTTTAACACAAAACAGTTTGTTTAATGGTGTTCCGGAAAAATCAACGGTGTGGATGAGTCATTTTGATGAAGTGATGAAAGCTCCGGAAGGTTTTGTTGTTTCAGGAAAATCGAACATTGATATTGCGGCAATGGCAAACGAAAACAGAAATATTTTTGCCGTTCAGTTTCATCCGGAAGTAACACATTCTGAATTTGGGTCTAAAATGTTAGAAAACTTTGTTTTTAATATTTGTAAAGCAGAGAAAAATTGGGTTTTAAAAGATTTTATCGAAACCGAAATACAAAGAATTAAAAATGTTGTTGGCGATAAAAAAGTTATTTTAGGGCTTTCGGGCGGAGTAGATTCTTCGGTTGCAGCTGTTTTAATTCATCGTGCCATTGGCGATCAGCTAACGTGCATTTTTGTTGATACAGGTTTGTTGCGTAAAGACGAAGGCAAAAAAGTGATGGAAAATTATGGTAAGCATTTCCATATGAACATTAAAATGGTTGATGCATCTGAACGTTTTCTTACGAATTTAAAAGGAATTGACGAACCGGAAGCAAAACGCAAATCTATCGGGCGTGATTTTGTGGCGGTTTTCGATGAAGAATCTCAGAAATTCGACGATGCTTCGTTCTTGGCACAAGGAACTATTTATCCTGATGTTATTGAATCACAGTCGGTAAAAGGACCATCGGCAACAATAAAATCACACCACAATGTTGGCGGATTACCCGAACACATGAAATTGCAGTTGTTAGAACCTTTGCGTGAATTGTTTAAAGACGAAGTGCGTAAAGTGGGTGTTGAATTGGGAATTCCACGCGAATTGGTTTATCGTCATCCGTTCCCGGGACCAGGATTAGGAATCCGTGTTTTAGGTGAAGTTGACGAAGAAAAAGTTAGAATTTTACAAGAAGCCGATCAGATTTTTATTGATGAGCTTTACAATCATAAGTTGTACGACGAAGTTTCACAGGCCTTCGTAGTTTTATTACCTGTAAAATCGGTAGGGGTAATGGGCGATGAACGTACGTATGAATATACGGCAGTTGTTCGTTCTGCAAATACCATTGATTTTATGACGGCAACCTGGAGTAAATTACCTTATGAGTTTTTAGAATTGGTTTCGAACCGAATCATAAACGAAGTTAAAGGTATTAACCGCGTTGCTTACGATATCAGCTCTAAACCACCGGCAACAATTGAGTGGGAATAA
- a CDS encoding DUF1015 domain-containing protein, protein MADIIPFKAVRPAIDKVSLVTTRPYDEYSAAELASWLDFNPFSFLHIVNLAFINQEKIDPLRRYKMVATKYQDFKRDGILIKDENPAMYLYQIKSKKNNFVGILAGTSLKDYETNVIKKHENTLQYRVENLKDYFDETRFNTEPVLMMYPNCNELEQWIAQKMNQTPLYDFSTTNRERHILWKIDSDEELNFIQQSFKKMPNLYIADGHHRSATSNLLLNENGERASDNMNYFMSYLICEKLIQINEYNRLIHDLNGMETDEFLNILNEKFTVEKVHEYWKPTKKYTFGMYLEGSFYSLTLKNIPNEDQIIDNLDAQILYDLILNPLLNIKDLRTDNRISYIPGNKNIMELVNKVDNGEFKIGFVLYPSSVNEIKTLADNDLTMPPKSTYIEPKLRNGLIIYEF, encoded by the coding sequence ATGGCAGATATAATTCCTTTTAAAGCAGTTCGCCCGGCAATAGATAAAGTTTCGTTGGTTACTACGCGTCCGTACGATGAATATTCCGCAGCCGAACTGGCATCGTGGCTCGATTTTAATCCGTTTTCGTTTCTTCATATTGTCAATTTAGCATTTATCAATCAGGAAAAGATCGATCCGTTACGCCGTTACAAAATGGTTGCAACAAAGTATCAGGATTTTAAACGTGACGGAATTTTAATTAAGGATGAAAATCCGGCAATGTATCTGTATCAAATCAAATCGAAAAAAAATAATTTCGTTGGAATTTTAGCAGGAACTTCATTGAAAGATTACGAAACCAATGTGATTAAAAAACACGAAAACACGTTGCAATACCGTGTTGAAAATTTAAAGGATTATTTTGATGAAACCCGTTTTAATACCGAACCGGTTTTAATGATGTATCCAAATTGCAATGAATTAGAGCAATGGATTGCACAAAAAATGAATCAAACGCCTTTGTACGATTTTTCGACAACCAATCGTGAAAGACACATACTTTGGAAAATTGATTCTGACGAAGAATTGAATTTTATTCAGCAATCCTTCAAAAAAATGCCTAATTTATATATTGCCGACGGGCATCATCGTTCTGCTACATCGAATTTATTGTTGAATGAAAACGGTGAGCGTGCCAGCGATAATATGAATTATTTTATGAGCTATCTGATTTGCGAAAAGCTGATTCAGATTAATGAATACAATCGATTAATTCACGATTTAAACGGTATGGAAACTGATGAATTTCTGAACATTTTAAATGAAAAATTCACGGTTGAAAAAGTTCATGAATATTGGAAACCTACAAAAAAATATACGTTTGGTATGTATTTAGAAGGATCTTTTTATTCGTTGACATTAAAGAATATTCCAAATGAAGATCAGATAATTGACAATTTAGATGCACAAATCCTGTACGATTTAATATTAAACCCTTTGCTAAACATTAAGGACTTAAGAACCGATAACAGAATTAGTTACATACCTGGAAATAAAAATATTATGGAACTGGTTAACAAAGTGGACAACGGTGAATTTAAAATCGGGTTTGTATTGTATCCTTCATCGGTAAACGAAATAAAAACCCTTGCCGACAACGATTTAACCATGCCTCCAAAAAGCACTTACATAGAACCAAAACTACGCAACGGTTTAATTATTTACGAATTTTAA
- a CDS encoding YggS family pyridoxal phosphate-dependent enzyme: MNIAENLQNIKNTLPENVHLVAVSKTKPVADLLEAYNAGQRIFGENKIQEMTEKWEQLPKDIQWHMIGHVQTNKVKYMAPYVSLIHGVDSLKLLVEINRQAKKWRRVIPCLLQVYIATEESKFGLAHDELLQLIHSEEFKSLENIKIIGLMGMASFTEDKDVIRKEFQSLKDIFDYIKPYQLANCHFQQLSMGMSGDYQIAIECGSTIVRIGSSIFGSR, from the coding sequence ATGAATATAGCTGAAAACTTACAAAATATAAAAAATACTTTACCTGAAAATGTTCATTTGGTGGCTGTTTCAAAAACAAAACCTGTTGCCGATTTGTTAGAAGCCTATAATGCAGGACAACGTATTTTTGGTGAAAACAAAATTCAGGAAATGACCGAAAAATGGGAACAACTACCCAAAGATATTCAATGGCACATGATTGGTCACGTACAAACCAACAAGGTAAAATACATGGCACCTTATGTAAGTTTGATTCACGGTGTTGACAGTTTAAAATTGTTGGTTGAAATTAACCGACAAGCAAAAAAATGGCGACGCGTAATTCCTTGTTTATTACAGGTTTACATTGCAACCGAAGAATCAAAATTTGGTTTGGCTCACGATGAATTATTACAATTGATTCATTCAGAAGAATTTAAATCATTAGAAAACATCAAAATAATCGGATTAATGGGAATGGCTTCTTTTACAGAAGATAAAGACGTAATTCGTAAAGAATTTCAATCATTAAAAGATATTTTCGATTACATAAAACCCTATCAATTAGCCAATTGCCATTTTCAACAACTTTCTATGGGCATGAGTGGCGACTACCAGATTGCCATTGAATGCGGAAGCACCATTGTACGCATTGGAAGTAGTATTTTTGGGAGTAGATAA